In the genome of Mytilus trossulus isolate FHL-02 unplaced genomic scaffold, PNRI_Mtr1.1.1.hap1 h1tg000244l__unscaffolded, whole genome shotgun sequence, one region contains:
- the LOC134701465 gene encoding cyclin-K-like isoform X1: MPCWYFDKKEIRNTPTHRDGIDPTTEARYRREGARFIIDAGTKMGLRYDTCATGVVYFHRFYLFHSFKDFHRYITAAGCLFLAGKVEETPKKCKDIVKITQSILSPQLFSVFSEDPKEEIMTLERILLQTIKFDLQVDHPYACLLKFAKQVKIEKEKSQKLVQMAWTFINDSLCTTLCLQWEPEVIGISLMYLATRLAKFEISDWQGKPPGSKLKWWEGIVEDITVELMEDICHKVLDLYSKNPQQHEDSPPVTPSKSHRQTPPPPPPQKRSVSMTTPADGAPDSKLARVDSRTTTPKVKESNSSSDLRQTAMVNAASKSHSSDDANIQTIQTVGAAQTTEFSSYNPYMSRSMYSSSFLSGEGSKSIQNLMSGGGGGGGGSAENYPPGQQTPQGMAHYSQYPPGYQQANYAQAAQQQYSAQGQYPGYPQQAYPAGQQVPGQQQVYPQGANYQQYQQGQQQYPGQYPPTSSSVPSPYNTAGGQQGYQQQQQMINQRGATSNVPRGTSTPRSSKSQTQSSQQGQNQNLAMVRITGR; encoded by the exons aTGCCTTGCTGGTACTTTGATAAGAAAGAGATAAGAAACACACCAACACACAGAGATGGGATTGATCCAACAACAGAAGCCAGGTACAGAAGAGAAGGAGCAAGATTTATCATTGATGCAGGAACAAAGATGGGACT GAGATATGATACATGTGCCACTGGTGTAGTATATTTCCACAGATTTTATCTTTTCCATTCGTTCAAAGATTTCCACAGATAT ATAACAGCCGCTGGTTGTTTATTTCTGGCTGGTAAAGTAGAGGAAACACCAAAGAAATGTAAAGACATTGTTAAGATAACACAGAGTATCCTATCTCCACAATTATTTTCAGTGTTTTCAGAAGACCCTAAG GAAGAAATAATGACATTAGAAAGAATACTTCTACAGACAATCAAATTTGATTTACAAGTAGACCATCCTTATGCTTGCCTGTTAAAGTTTGCCAAACAAGTTAAAA TTGAAAAGGAGAAATCACAAAAACTTGTACAGATGGCTTGGACATTTATAAATGACAG tttatgTACAACTCTATGTTTACAATGGGAACCTGAGGTAATAGGTATATCACTAATGTATCTGGCAACACGTCTGGCAAAGTTTGAGATATCTGACTGGCAAGGCAAGCCACCAGGAAGTAAATTAAAATGGTGGGAAGGGATCGTCGAAGATATCACAGTGGAATTAATGGAGG atatatgTCATAAGGTGTTAGACCTGTACAGTAAAAATCCCCAGCAACATGAAGATTCACCTCCAGTCACACCTAGTAAATCACACAGACAAACACCCCCACCACCACCTCCGCAGAAACGGAGTGTAAGTATG ACCACTCCAGCAGATGGAGCACCAGATAGTAAATTAGCAAGAGTAGATAGTCGAACAACAACACCAAAAGTAAAAGAATCTAATTCTAGTTCTGATCTCAGACAAACTGCCATGGTAAATGCTGCGTCTAAATCACATTCCTCAGATGACGCAAATATACAAACTATACAGACAGTAGGTGCTGCACAAACTACAGAGTTCTCATCTTATAATCCATATATGTCACGTAGCATGTACAGTTCATCATTCTTGTCAGGAGAGGGTAGTAAATCTATACAGAATTTAATGAGTGGGGGTGGGGGTGGAGGGGGAGGCTCTGCTGAGAATTATCCACCAGGGCAACAAACACCTCAGGGCATGGCCCACTACTCTCAATATCCTCCTGGCTACCAACAGGCAAATTATGCACAGGCAGCTCAACAACAGTATTCTGCCCAGGGGCAATATCCTGGATATCCACAACAAGCATATCCTGCAGGTCAACAGGTTCCTGGTCAACAGCAGGTTTATCCCCAAGGTGCTAATTATCAGCAGTACCAGCAGGGGCAACAACAGTACCCAGGTCAATATCCTCCCACATCATCATCAGTTCCAAGTCCTTACAACACAGCAGGAGGTCAACAGGGATATCAACAACAACAGCAAATGATTAACCAACGTGGTGCCACATCAAATGTACCTCGTGGCACAAGTACTCCACGTTCATCTAAGTCGCAGACacaatcatcacaacaaggtcAAAATCAGAATTTAGCAATGGTACGAATAACAGGCAGATGA
- the LOC134701465 gene encoding cyclin-K-like isoform X2, translating into MPCWYFDKKEIRNTPTHRDGIDPTTEARYRREGARFIIDAGTKMGLRYDTCATGVVYFHRFYLFHSFKDFHRYITAAGCLFLAGKVEETPKKCKDIVKITQSILSPQLFSVFSEDPKEEIMTLERILLQTIKFDLQVDHPYACLLKFAKQVKIEKEKSQKLVQMAWTFINDSLCTTLCLQWEPEVIGISLMYLATRLAKFEISDWQGKPPGSKLKWWEGIVEDITVELMEDICHKVLDLYSKNPQQHEDSPPVTPSKSHRQTPPPPPPQKRSTTPADGAPDSKLARVDSRTTTPKVKESNSSSDLRQTAMVNAASKSHSSDDANIQTIQTVGAAQTTEFSSYNPYMSRSMYSSSFLSGEGSKSIQNLMSGGGGGGGGSAENYPPGQQTPQGMAHYSQYPPGYQQANYAQAAQQQYSAQGQYPGYPQQAYPAGQQVPGQQQVYPQGANYQQYQQGQQQYPGQYPPTSSSVPSPYNTAGGQQGYQQQQQMINQRGATSNVPRGTSTPRSSKSQTQSSQQGQNQNLAMVRITGR; encoded by the exons aTGCCTTGCTGGTACTTTGATAAGAAAGAGATAAGAAACACACCAACACACAGAGATGGGATTGATCCAACAACAGAAGCCAGGTACAGAAGAGAAGGAGCAAGATTTATCATTGATGCAGGAACAAAGATGGGACT GAGATATGATACATGTGCCACTGGTGTAGTATATTTCCACAGATTTTATCTTTTCCATTCGTTCAAAGATTTCCACAGATAT ATAACAGCCGCTGGTTGTTTATTTCTGGCTGGTAAAGTAGAGGAAACACCAAAGAAATGTAAAGACATTGTTAAGATAACACAGAGTATCCTATCTCCACAATTATTTTCAGTGTTTTCAGAAGACCCTAAG GAAGAAATAATGACATTAGAAAGAATACTTCTACAGACAATCAAATTTGATTTACAAGTAGACCATCCTTATGCTTGCCTGTTAAAGTTTGCCAAACAAGTTAAAA TTGAAAAGGAGAAATCACAAAAACTTGTACAGATGGCTTGGACATTTATAAATGACAG tttatgTACAACTCTATGTTTACAATGGGAACCTGAGGTAATAGGTATATCACTAATGTATCTGGCAACACGTCTGGCAAAGTTTGAGATATCTGACTGGCAAGGCAAGCCACCAGGAAGTAAATTAAAATGGTGGGAAGGGATCGTCGAAGATATCACAGTGGAATTAATGGAGG atatatgTCATAAGGTGTTAGACCTGTACAGTAAAAATCCCCAGCAACATGAAGATTCACCTCCAGTCACACCTAGTAAATCACACAGACAAACACCCCCACCACCACCTCCGCAGAAACGGAGT ACCACTCCAGCAGATGGAGCACCAGATAGTAAATTAGCAAGAGTAGATAGTCGAACAACAACACCAAAAGTAAAAGAATCTAATTCTAGTTCTGATCTCAGACAAACTGCCATGGTAAATGCTGCGTCTAAATCACATTCCTCAGATGACGCAAATATACAAACTATACAGACAGTAGGTGCTGCACAAACTACAGAGTTCTCATCTTATAATCCATATATGTCACGTAGCATGTACAGTTCATCATTCTTGTCAGGAGAGGGTAGTAAATCTATACAGAATTTAATGAGTGGGGGTGGGGGTGGAGGGGGAGGCTCTGCTGAGAATTATCCACCAGGGCAACAAACACCTCAGGGCATGGCCCACTACTCTCAATATCCTCCTGGCTACCAACAGGCAAATTATGCACAGGCAGCTCAACAACAGTATTCTGCCCAGGGGCAATATCCTGGATATCCACAACAAGCATATCCTGCAGGTCAACAGGTTCCTGGTCAACAGCAGGTTTATCCCCAAGGTGCTAATTATCAGCAGTACCAGCAGGGGCAACAACAGTACCCAGGTCAATATCCTCCCACATCATCATCAGTTCCAAGTCCTTACAACACAGCAGGAGGTCAACAGGGATATCAACAACAACAGCAAATGATTAACCAACGTGGTGCCACATCAAATGTACCTCGTGGCACAAGTACTCCACGTTCATCTAAGTCGCAGACacaatcatcacaacaaggtcAAAATCAGAATTTAGCAATGGTACGAATAACAGGCAGATGA